The following are from one region of the Candidatus Goldiibacteriota bacterium genome:
- a CDS encoding tryptophan-rich sensory protein, translating to MENKKYGLGGKIWVALTFISMITVNYLANALPINGLNTGAVSDSYKNLFAPAGITFAIWGLIYLLLLFYTVYQFGVFQPKDTDRSALFEKVGALFATSSLANAAWIFSWHYKYIILSVILMAVILICLIKISGIIFKETLTKREKIFIRLPFSVYFGWITVATIANMTVLLVSLKWDGFGYPESVWTMAVLAAGMVIGAVTMIRRMDMAYGFVLIWAYSGILLKHLSQTGFDGNYPDIVTAVIGCLVVLLGCELFIIFYKKIKHPAA from the coding sequence ATGATAACAGTAAATTATCTTGCAAACGCGCTTCCTATAAACGGGCTTAATACGGGTGCTGTGTCCGACTCCTACAAAAACCTTTTCGCGCCTGCCGGCATTACTTTTGCCATCTGGGGATTAATATATCTGCTGCTTCTGTTTTATACCGTTTACCAGTTTGGCGTTTTTCAGCCAAAGGATACTGACAGAAGCGCCTTGTTTGAAAAAGTGGGAGCTCTTTTTGCAACATCGTCTCTGGCAAACGCGGCGTGGATTTTTTCCTGGCACTATAAGTATATAATTCTGTCCGTGATTCTTATGGCTGTTATTCTTATTTGCCTCATAAAAATAAGCGGCATTATCTTTAAAGAAACCCTTACAAAAAGGGAGAAAATTTTTATCAGGCTGCCTTTTTCTGTTTATTTTGGGTGGATAACTGTTGCCACAATTGCCAATATGACGGTTTTGCTTGTAAGCCTTAAATGGGACGGGTTTGGATATCCGGAATCAGTATGGACAATGGCTGTGCTGGCGGCAGGAATGGTCATTGGCGCCGTGACAATGATCAGGCGTATGGATATGGCTTATGGATTTGTATTAATCTGGGCTTACAGCGGCATATTATTAAAGCACCTGTCACAAACGGGATTTGACGGCAATTATCCTGATATTGTCACAGCTGTTATCGGATGCCTTGTGGTTCTTCTTGGGTGCGAGTTGTTTATTATTTTTTATAAAAAGATAAAGCATCCGGCGGCATAA
- a CDS encoding HAMP domain-containing histidine kinase, which produces MARTIRVKVFMYFLISAAFIITVFGIITYNFILGNIESEMENRLLSAGRIIAADINPEDIALIGLKGKVYTGYLAKLANLKEILKVKDVFVIEPSEGKVIISTLKNDGKYFIKVDEYEIDKALSGVAASSRLYAGKGGEYFKTGYVPVKNKNIIAGAVGVEASVEYLQYVSRYRIFLIVMGAFAIAASFILAFIISSGITVPLRRLKEKAEKLSKRDFSEKIETKGGAEIKVLADAMENMRVEVKQYMEQRDKMADVGEFSAGVAHEIRNSLGVLLGYAELINEKTQDEKVKKYSADIIKNTLKMSEFINNFLSYTKDFIPDRQNADLNKLLEETVFEMPEKVKTAIKIESAGAGLFADVDIYLIKKALYNVLLNAYQSLDKDKKQITLSAGEESGEVYVSVKDNGTGIKKDNIKKIFQPFFTGRKEGHGLGLPIAYKIIHEAHGGDIKVFSEEGKGTEFRLFIGKKSTA; this is translated from the coding sequence ATGGCCAGGACAATTAGGGTAAAAGTATTTATGTATTTTCTTATTTCCGCGGCGTTTATTATAACCGTATTCGGCATAATTACTTATAATTTTATCCTGGGCAATATTGAAAGCGAGATGGAAAACAGGCTTTTATCCGCGGGAAGGATAATAGCGGCGGATATAAATCCTGAAGATATAGCCCTTATAGGGCTTAAGGGAAAAGTTTACACCGGATATCTTGCAAAACTTGCCAATCTGAAAGAAATTCTTAAAGTCAAAGATGTTTTCGTAATTGAACCTTCAGAAGGCAAAGTAATTATTTCCACGCTTAAAAATGACGGTAAATATTTTATAAAAGTGGATGAGTATGAAATTGACAAAGCACTGTCAGGGGTTGCTGCGTCTTCACGGCTTTACGCGGGAAAGGGCGGGGAATATTTCAAAACCGGGTATGTTCCTGTAAAAAATAAAAATATTATCGCAGGCGCTGTCGGCGTTGAAGCCAGCGTTGAATACCTGCAGTATGTTTCCCGTTACAGAATTTTTCTTATTGTAATGGGGGCGTTTGCCATAGCGGCGTCTTTTATACTGGCTTTTATTATATCTTCGGGAATTACCGTGCCGCTGCGCAGGCTGAAAGAAAAAGCGGAGAAACTGTCAAAAAGGGATTTTTCCGAAAAAATAGAGACCAAAGGCGGGGCGGAAATAAAGGTGCTTGCGGACGCCATGGAAAACATGAGGGTGGAAGTGAAGCAGTATATGGAACAAAGGGACAAGATGGCGGATGTGGGGGAATTTTCAGCCGGCGTCGCGCATGAAATACGCAATTCGCTTGGCGTGCTTTTGGGGTACGCGGAGCTTATAAATGAAAAAACACAGGATGAAAAGGTAAAAAAATATTCCGCGGATATTATAAAAAACACATTAAAGATGAGCGAGTTTATTAATAATTTTTTATCATATACAAAAGATTTTATTCCGGACAGGCAGAATGCTGACCTGAATAAACTTCTGGAAGAAACTGTTTTTGAGATGCCGGAAAAAGTAAAAACTGCAATAAAAATAGAAAGTGCCGGTGCCGGGCTTTTTGCTGATGTGGATATTTATCTGATTAAAAAAGCGCTGTATAATGTTCTGTTGAATGCCTATCAGTCACTTGATAAGGACAAAAAACAAATAACGCTTTCCGCGGGCGAAGAAAGCGGGGAAGTTTATGTTTCAGTAAAAGACAACGGGACCGGGATTAAAAAAGACAATATAAAAAAGATTTTTCAGCCTTTTTTTACAGGAAGAAAAGAAGGCCACGGGCTTGGGCTTCCTATTGCCTATAAAATAATACACGAAGCCCACGGCGGAGACATAAAGGTTTTTTCTGAAGAAGGTAAAGGGACGGAATTCAGGTTATTTATTGGTAAGAAAAGCACTGCATGA
- a CDS encoding sigma-54-dependent Fis family transcriptional regulator, protein MNSILIVEDNDDLREITAEAISSRGDEIITAASAEEAFSLIKERSFDLVITDLKLPEADGMAVLEAVKNSSPDTEVIIMTAYGTVDTAVKAMKKGASDFITKPFSIEQMRVLTDKIMSHRALKEENRNFKKITSRMIIGNSEKIKEVTDLAAKVADKEVIILLTGESGTGKELIAEEIHRKSRRGAQGALVKVNCAALAPGVLESELFGHEKGAFTDAMYMKKGRFELADKGTIFLDEIAELAPDMQVKLLRVLQNMEFERVGSEKTIRSDARVITATNRDLKQAVADGLFREDLYYRLNVMQIHIPALRDRKEDIPELTAYFIKKYAEYGGYKVKAVSKSALDILMKYDFPGNVRELENLIQRILVTCNNDVIEPEDLPYEIRSNTVKESGTGFDNEVEAFEKKKICDALTKSGGNKSKAAEILGINRTTFLAKVKKLGIE, encoded by the coding sequence ATGAATTCAATTCTTATTGTTGAAGACAATGACGATTTAAGGGAAATAACGGCTGAAGCCATATCGTCCCGGGGTGATGAAATTATAACAGCGGCTTCGGCGGAAGAGGCGTTTTCACTAATAAAAGAAAGGTCATTTGACCTTGTAATCACGGATTTAAAACTGCCGGAAGCCGACGGAATGGCTGTTCTTGAAGCGGTTAAAAATTCCTCCCCTGATACAGAAGTGATAATTATGACCGCGTACGGCACTGTGGATACAGCGGTCAAGGCGATGAAAAAGGGGGCTTCTGATTTTATCACCAAACCTTTTTCCATAGAACAGATGAGGGTGCTGACCGATAAAATAATGAGCCATAGGGCGCTTAAAGAGGAAAACAGGAATTTTAAGAAAATTACTTCAAGAATGATAATCGGGAATTCCGAAAAAATTAAAGAAGTAACAGACCTTGCGGCAAAAGTTGCGGATAAGGAAGTAATAATATTATTAACCGGAGAGTCCGGCACAGGCAAAGAACTTATTGCCGAAGAAATACACAGAAAAAGCAGGCGCGGGGCGCAGGGAGCCCTTGTAAAAGTAAACTGCGCGGCGCTGGCGCCGGGCGTGCTGGAATCCGAACTTTTTGGGCATGAAAAAGGGGCGTTTACGGATGCCATGTACATGAAGAAAGGGCGGTTTGAACTGGCGGATAAAGGGACAATATTTCTTGACGAGATTGCGGAGCTTGCCCCTGATATGCAGGTTAAACTGCTTCGGGTATTGCAGAATATGGAATTTGAAAGGGTGGGAAGCGAAAAAACCATAAGGTCGGATGCCCGTGTAATTACCGCCACAAACAGGGATTTAAAGCAGGCGGTTGCAGACGGGCTTTTCAGGGAAGACCTTTATTACAGGCTGAATGTAATGCAGATACACATTCCGGCGCTGCGGGATAGAAAAGAAGATATTCCGGAACTTACGGCATACTTTATAAAAAAATACGCCGAGTACGGCGGATATAAAGTTAAGGCGGTTTCAAAATCCGCGCTTGATATATTAATGAAATATGATTTTCCCGGAAATGTAAGGGAACTGGAAAACCTTATTCAAAGGATACTTGTGACCTGTAATAATGATGTTATTGAGCCGGAAGACCTTCCTTATGAAATAAGGTCCAATACGGTTAAGGAAAGCGGCACGGGGTTTGACAATGAAGTGGAGGCATTTGAAAAGAAAAAGATATGCGACGCTTTGACAAAAAGCGGCGGTAATAAGTCAAAAGCCGCGGAAATTTTGGGAATAAACAGGACGACGTTTCTGGCAAAGGTTAAAAAATTAGGGATTGAATAG